CTCTCCATGTTCCGTTGTCACTCGGAAGAGGAATTTAAATATCTTTCGCCGGCAAATCTTATGCCTAAAATGCAACCGGATGGGGTTTCTTCTGTTGTTTCTTTTGCAGCACATATTCAAACTGCACTTGAGTCAGGAAGTCTGGAGTATGAGGGAGTAGGTAAACGTATAGATGGGGGAGAGTTCTACGTTAATGTTCGAATTCGCCCTCTCGTAGTTAATGGAAAAACTCTTTTGCTTGGGACACTCCGTGATATTACCGAAAAAAGAGCCAGTCGCGCGGAAATTGAACGCTCTGTTTCATTGCTTACCGCAACAATAGAATCCTCAGCTGATGGTATTTTGGCGGTTGACGGATACGGACTGGTTGTCGCGTGGAACAGTCGGTTTGCCAATATGTGGGATATTCCTGAGCAATTTTTAAATGATGGAATCGTAACCGATATTTTTGGGCTTATTCTTGATCTGGTGGAAGGTCCAAAGTCGGCAAGCGACAAAATATGGAACTTTCCATTTGAGTCTGAACCGAATCATGTCGATGAATTTATTCTGAAAGATGGAAGGATTATTGAAAGATATTCAAATTCTCAGCGCATTGGTTCCGAAGTAGTAGGGAGGGTTTGGAACTTTAGAGATGTGACAGATAGGCGTAAAAGTGAAAAGGCTTTGGAAGAATCATATCGTCGCTTAAATGATATAATTGAATTTTTGCCTGACCCTACGATGGTTGTCGATGCCGAAGGAGTCCTTGTCGCATGGAATAAAGCCATGGAGGATGTTACGGGAGTGTCGAAGGAGAATATGGTAGGTAAAGGCAATTATGAATATGCGTTACCTTTTTATGGAGTTCGTAAACCTATTCTGCTCAACTGGGCCATTGATGCAGAAGAAGCTATCCCTTCGGATATGTACGAATATGTTCAGCGTAAGGGAAATGTGTTGTTTGGAGAGGTTTATGCGCCAAAAGTTTTTGGAGGAGAAGGTGCGTATTTTTGGGGCGTGGCTTGTCCACTCCGTGATGCTTCAGGGAAGATTTATGGCGGGATAGAATGTTTGCGTAATGTTACTGATCGCCGCCGAGTTGCAAGAGAACTTAATCGGGCCAAGTTGGACGCAGAAGCTGCGACCCGTGCCAAATCTGAATTTTTGGCAAATATGAGCCATGAAATACGGACTCCGATGAACAGCATCATCGGACTTGGGCATCTGGTATTAAATTCTATTCTTGATACTACTCAGCGGGAGTGTCTGGAAAAAATGATGTCTTCAGCTGATTCTTTGCTTTCGATTATTGATGAGATTCTTGACTTTTCAAAAATTGAAGCAGGCAAACTTGTGCTGGAAAATACCGAGTTTGCGCTTGATAATGTTCTTGATAAACTTTGCAATCTGGTTGCAATTAAGGCTGAACAGAAAGGTCTGGATTTTGTTTTATCAGTTGCTCCTGATGTTCCGCATCGCATAATAGGTGATCCTCTTCGTTTGGGACAAATTCTTACAAATCTTACGAATAATGCAATAAAATTTACAAAGGAAGGAGAGGTTTCACTTCTTATTTCCTGTGTTGGTGAATGTCATAATCCGTCCGATATTTGTCTTAAATTTATTGTCCGGGATAGCGGGATAGGGCTAAGTAAAGAAGAAATAGAAGAATTATTTAAATCTTTTAGTCAGGCAGATGCTTCAACTACCCGCAAATTCGGAGGGACCGGATTAGGGCTTGCTATATCAAAAAGCCTCGTCAATTTGATGGGTGGGGCTATAAGCGTTGAAAGTCAGCCGGGTTTAGGAAGTTCTTTTGAGTTTGATATAAATTTTATAAATGCTGAAACTCAGCCCAGTCTGATTATGCCTTCCAGCACTCACGGAATGAGAGTTCTCGTAATCGATGAGAACAGTACTTCGAGAGAGTTTCTCGGGGCATGGCTTAAGTATTTATCTTTTGATGTCGTTTTAGAATCTTCTACTGATTCAGGTATTGATCAATTACAATCAGATTGGGCCGACGGCGCGAAAACAGATTTAATTATTATGGATTATAATCCTCTTCATACGGATGGTTTTGAAGAAGTTGCTTTGATCCGGTCTCTTCCTGATTTAATTGATATTCCAATTGTCATGATGATTCCTGTCGGGGTGGGAGAAGATGTTCGTAAACAAGCGTCGCTTAGCGGAGTAAATGGGTTTATTTCTAAACCTGTGACACGAGTTTCTTTGTATCAGTCTGTTAAAGCTGCATTCAAATTTGATACGGACCTAAAAAAAGATTCATCTGTTTGGAATAATATGCAGAACATCTCCGGGGTTAAACGGCGTAAAATCAAGGCTCTTTTGGTTGAAGATAATAAACTTAACCAGTACGTGGCAACAAAGATGCTTGAAAGTTTTGGAATCGGCGTGACTGTTGCTGAAAATGGGCGCCAGGCTTTGGATGCTTTGTGGTCCGCTCCGTATGATATTGTATTAATGGATATTCAGATGCCTGAGATGGATGGGCTTACCGCTACACGGATAATCCGTTCGGATGAGCACTATAAAGATCTGCCTATTTTAGCAATGACAGCTCATGCCATGCCGGGTGATCTCGAAAAAAGTTTAGAAGCCGGTATGAATGAACACATAACTAAGCCTATATCTCCCGTAACTCTTTTAGATGTTTTGAAAAAGTATATTAAATCAACTGCTTTTAGTTATGTTCCCATCAGCGGCGGAGAAGAGCAGGATGGTATAGATATTCCTGAAGTTCCGGGAATTGATATTGTAAAAGGACTAAGTAATGTCGGGGGTAATAAAAAAGGGTATCTTCGAGTTTTGAAGGGATTCAGACATTATTACGGGAACTTTGCTGATGATTTAAAAATGTTGATTGATAATTCTGAATTTGAAAAAGCCGCAATTAAAATTCATTCTCTTAAAGGGGTAAGTGGTAATGTCGGAGCACAGCATCTTTATGAATTATGTCGGATTATCGAGGGTGAAATTCATGAATTTGATGAAGACAGAATGGCTTCTTCTTTAAAGCTATTTGCTTCAGAGCTGTTGAAAATCATTAAGGGATTAAGTGTGTTGCCTGGTGCTTATAAAAGTGAAAACAATGAATATATAAATGATAAAGATAAAAGTTTTGAGCTTATAAATGAATTATATAAACTTCTTAAAGAAGGAGATGCCGATTCTTATGACGTGCTTGAAGAATTGGTAAGATTTCTTGATCCTGAACAGTTTGAGGGACAGCTTCAAAAGTTGACGCAGCATATTGATAACTTGGATTTTGATGAGTGCTGCTTGGTTTTGGAAAAAATTGCAGCAGAACTTGGTATCACTCTTAGAAAAAGGTCATGAAATGGATGAAAAAGCAAAAATTTTAGTTGTGGATGATGAGCGCCTGAACCTCAATGTTCTTGCTGACTTATTACGGCAGGACTATAAAGTTATACTGGCAAAAAATGCTAATCAGGCTTTAGATCGTATAAATGCGGAGTTTCCTCCCGACCTTATTTTGCTTGATGTGGTTATGCCGGAAATGGACGGCTATGCTTTGCTGCATAAGATTAAAGAGCAGGAATTATCTAAAAATATTCCGGTTATTTTCATAACAGCTCTTGATTCAAAGCAGGACGAAGCTCGCGGGCTGGAAATGGGCGCTGTTGATTACATTCATAAGCCTTTTCATCCGTCCATTGTAAAAGCCAGAATTAAGAATCACCTCATAATTTCCAGACAGCGAAAACTCCTTGAAGGATTAGCAAATCTTGACGGACTGACGGAGATGCCTAATCGTCGGAGTTTTGAAATTGCGGTGGAAAAAGAATGGCGTAGATGTCTGCGGTCAGGAGATGTAATCTCTCTTGCTATGCTGGATGTGGATTGTTTTAAGCAGTACAACGATAACTATGGGCATGCTGCAGGTGATGAAGCTCTGAGAAACGTCGCCAATGTTCTTACTCGTGAGATAAAGCGTCCGGCTGATCTTGCAGCTCGTTTCGGAGGAGAGGAGTTTGTTATTCTGTTGCCGGAGACTGATGCTGAAGGAGCTAAATTTAAAGCAGAAAAGGTGCGCGCGGCGGTTGAGGCTTTACAAGTTGTTCATGGATTTTCTTCTGCGGGGCAATTCCTGACAGTCAGCATTGGCGGGGTAACGGTATCTCCTTCAATGTCGTCAAAGCCGCTGGATATGACTGTGGGGGCAGATTCTATGTTGTATGAAGCTAAACGCCGCGGTAGAAATATGGTTTTATGGACTGATCTGAGCTGATTGGTTTTGTTACATTGCTTGTAGATTAAAGATATTGTTCTTCAGGTTCCTGCGAACTGTCCGTAGGGAACCAGATGTTGAAGGATGTTCCTTCTCCTAAAGTACTTTCGCACTCGATCCTTCCTTTTAGAGCTCTGGTCACAAGGTTGTATACTAGATGCATCCCCAGTCCCGTGCTGCCGGAGCTTCGCTTTGTAGTGTAAAAGGGATCATATATTTTGAGTAGTTGTTCATTATCCATGCCTATCCCGTCATCTGAATATTTGAAAAGAATTCCATTACCGCTCTTTTTTGCTTCAATTGTTATTAATCCTTGTTTGTTGTTCGGAAAAGCATGAGTCAGAGAGTTGGTTATAAGGTTCGAAATTACCAGCATGAGAGAGCCGGGAGAAATTGTGATATCGATGTCCTCAGGGCATTTTACTTCCAACGTGTGATTATGACCTTTAAGTTTGGGTTTCAGGGATATAAGTATTCCTTGGATATAATCCAGAAGATTAATATTTCGCAGGTCTTCTGATGACTGGTCTACAGCTAACTGTTTGAAGTCACTTATTAATTTTGCGGATCTGTCAAGGTTTTTCACAATGTTTATAAGCGCAACGGAACTCGTAGCGATATATTTTTCAAGGTCTGACTTTTTCAAGGAATTATCTGAAAATTGTGTTTGCAGATTGTCGGTTATTTCTTTCAAGTAGGAAGTTCCAGTTACACCGATACCCAGTGGGGTATTTACTTCGTGCGCTATGCCTGCGACCAGTTCTCCCAGTGAGGCCATTTTTTCTGTTTCAACAAGTTTATTTTGGGTCTGGCGTAATTCATCCATTGATTTTACCAGAGCTGTGTTTGCATTCTCAAGTTCAATTGTCCGCATGGAAACTCTTTCCACCAGCTCCTTATTCATATGCTGGAGTGTGCTTTCTGCTTCTTTTATGCGGGTTATATCCATGGATATAGTAAGAATAGCCGGTGTATTAGTTGCTGTTGATGTATAGGGTACTTTTGTTGTTTCAAGCCAGTGTATATTTCTGTCCTTGTCCAGATAGCTTTCTTCGATTGAAAGCTTTTCATTTCGCTCTACAACTCTTTCGTTATCACCTAATATTCGTGTGACATCATCATGGTTATCTATGACTTCGGTTAAGTTTTTCCCGGTAATATTATCGGTGGATTTCTGCAGTCTTTCAGCTTTGTTTTCATTTACCAGAAGGAATTTGCCATGGATGTCATTTGCAAATATTTCTTGAGGAAGAAGATCAATAATTTGTCTAAGTCTAGCTTCGCTTTCAAGAGCTTTTTTTACCGCATTTTTGTTTTCAGTAATGTCCTGTCCCTGCAGCAATATGAAATTAGCTCTTCCATTCGGGTCCATTTTTACAGGTGAGAAAGTCCACGCAAAAAAAGGTTTCTCTCCTGATTTTGTCAGTATAGGTATTTCAACGATTGGTGGATTTTGTCCCGATGCGGCTCGCGCCAAGTATTGCTCCACATCTTGTGAATACTCGGGAGGGAAGAACTCTATCAGAGCATTTCCATGAAAATTTTTATGTGAAAATTTAGCCAGTTTTTCAGCGGCAGGATTCATATCCATAATTTTACCGTGAAGATCACAGTTGATTATTGGAGCTTTGGCAGATGAAAAAAGTTTGGATATATATGTGCTTTTTTCATGTAGATTTTCAACCATTGTTTCAAGGGTTTCCCCTAGCTGGTTGAATTCCTTTACTTGTCCTTTTATAAAAGAAGCATCGCTGGTTCCTTTTACAACCGAATCAGCGTAATCAGTCAGTTTCTTTAGTGCTGTGAGAATTCGTTTTTGCATTATCCATGCAGTACTGAAAGAGAGTAGTATCGCAAGCGAGAGCATCATCCCCAAGCTTTTCATAAAACCCAGTTTAAGAGATTGAAATGAGGGGTTGATTCGTGAAAAACTGAAAAGCAAAGGGCTTTCAGCCTGATTCGAAAGTAGTTGTATTGTAGAAAATATGAGATTTTCTTTAACTACAAAATTTCCTGGCAAAGCATTATGGGCCCAGCTGATGAGCTCACTGATGGTTTCGCCGGAAGGATTGCTGGTGCTGATCAGTACTCTTTTTTTGCTTATCAGTACCGCGTCAATGGCGGAGGATGTTTTTTTTAAATTGTCTAAAAAAGAAACATTAGAATTTAAGTCGATCCCTCCATAAAGTATTCCAACAACTTCTCCGGTTTGATCATTGGTGACAGGTACAGCACAAACCAGAATTGTTTTAATATTGTCTCGTGTTCTGAATGATAAATGAGTCCACGTGGGTAATGTTGTAAGAGCATTTTTATGTTTTGTTTTGAGCTGAATGACAGGTATTTCAACAATTCCGGCATTAACCCAGCGCTCTCCCCCCTTGAATACGTCAAGAATATCCAAAAGATATCCTTGTTTAGAACTTAGAAAGTTATATAATTGTTGTTCAATAAAATCTGAATCTCCTGTGACAAGCGCTCCCTTGAAGTCTGGAGATATTGATAATTCAATTAAATCATCTTTTATATCCCCAAGAGTGTTATCCAGAGAAAGTCCTATAATACTTTCGGTTTTTTCAATATCAAGAGCCAGCTCATTTTCAAGGGTTGATTTAGAGAGGTAAAAGGACCATGAAAAAATAAAAATTACCATAATAAGAAGCAGTCCAAGCATAGGAATGATTATTTGGGATGTAAGCCTGAGCGGGCCTTTCTTGAGAAGTTTGTTCAAGTTAATCATAAATTAATCCTCAGCACGTCCTGAGTAACGGAAACTTTTATTTTTTAGGAGGTCCAATTTTTGAGGATTGATTCCTTTTTCTATAAGCTCAAGTCTACCTGAAAAAATAAGAGGTAATTTTTTAGATTCTCCTAACATATCAAGAATGACAGCGTCCGCCATTGCAACTCCATTGTCATCGTTTATTCGCATTACAGTTACATCCATTTCTCCTTTCTGGATAGCCTTGAGTTCAGAAGATCCTCCCCCCCATCCGTTAACCATAATTTTCCCGATCATATTTTTTTTGCGGAGGGCCTCTATAGCTCCTAAGGCTATATCTGTAGAACAAGCGTAAATAAATTTTATGTCAGGATTTTTTTCAATGATAGCTAGAGTGGCAAGCCTTGCCTTTTCTTTATTTATTCCAGTTTGATAGACCGAAACAAGCTCAAGATTTGTATTGTTATCCATGTAAGAAACAAAAGTTTTCCCTCTTACTTCGCTGAGATATCCCGGGTCGGGAAGAAGTATTGCATAACGCCCGTTTCCATATGTTTTTTCAGCAAAATATTCAGCAAGCATTTGGGAGCCGGTTACATGGTCAAATCCAATATACATCATGGGTTGTTTGTCGGTCCATGCTTTAAGAGGTGTTGTTATGTTCTGGAGTATTATTTTAGGTTTGTTCTTAATTAAAAGAGGTTCAATCATTCTTTGATGTCTGAGGGTATCAATCGTGAAAATAAGATAATTCGGATCAGTTGCTAATGCTTCTTTGAAGACGGTATTCTGCTCGCGGAATGTTGCTGTGGGTTTTAAGAAAAAAGAGTGTATTTGAGGTGTGATGCCATGTTGCTTCAGACGTAAGAGAAAAGATTTACTGCTTCTGTTCCAGTAATCAGAAATCTGTTTGCCTGGATATACCATTGCGATCGAGACGGTTAAGTTTTTATTTAAGGGAGGAGGAGAGTCTTTTTTAATCAATTCATTAAAATCAGTTGTTTTAGAAATTTCGTCTGAATTTAATTTATAAAAATCTTCAAGAAGATAGTAGTCTGCGGCCTTTGCTGTGGGAAGGTGTATAGCGCTAACCAGTAAGAATACTGTCAGTATTATGAAATAATAGTTTTTATATGATGAGCTCATTGTATTCCCTTTGGGGTTTTAAAGAACGAGCTTATCATATCAGGTTTGCAGTTAAAAGTAATTGTAAGAAGAAAGATGTGTCAAAGATATAAAGACTGCGGACATCCCTTGAGAATGCCCGCAGATATTAAAAGAACCCGTAATTATTATGAAGCGGTGCAGAGCCTGTTCTGCCGCTTAAGAACTGAAACGCCTAAGTAGACTAAGGGGGTGTCTAAAAGAGCTATGGCTGTTTTGGCCATCCATTGTCCCAGAATAATCTCCGTAACCGGTAAAATCCCGTAAAAAGCAATTGTCACGAAAATGGTAGAGTCTATCAACTGAGATGTGACCGTTGACAGGTTGTTTCTCAGCCATAAATGTTTTCCGTCCATTTTTTTACGAAGCAGGTGGAACAGCCAGACATCGTGAGTTTGGCTTACCGAGTATGCTATGAGAGATGCCAGCACAATTCTTGGAGTGTTTGCCAGCACACTGGCAAAGCCGTCCTGACCGTTCCAGAAAGGGGCCGGAGTCCAGTGAAGTGCCGCCCATGACAGGAAGATGGCAGCTAAAAGTGCGATAAAGCCGCAGTGGATGACCTCATTTGCTCTTTCTTTTCCCCATATTTCGCTTATGATGTCAGAAGCGATGAAAGTTAGAGAATAGGCGAGGACTCCAGCTGGAGCGTAAAATCCGAAGATGCTGATTATCTTGGTAGATACTACAGCGGCTATGACAAGTGAGCTGATAAAAAGGCACGTAAGAAGAGTGAACGCTTTGCGTTCAAAGGTTGAGGAGAGCATTATATTCCCTTGTGTTGATGGTTCTTGTCATGAAGCAGAGTCTGCCCGATACGAGCAAAAGGGAGAAAGTCCCGCATCTCGACAGTTCTGCTTCGGGGCCTGAAATTCTTTTCGGAGAGAAGGGTTGCCAGCATTGCAACAAAAAGTCAAAATAGAAAAACAGTCTTGTTTCGTTTCTTTTCGGTGGTTATACGGAGTTTTCTTTTAAGTCATAAGCTGTTATCTGCTCACGGCTTTCAACATTAAAAATAAATAAAAATCAGCTTTGCGCTGAATGAGTATAAAATTACGGGGATTTGTTATGAAAACGACTAAAAGCCAAGACAAGACTGATGCATTGAAAACTCTCGGAAAGGGAGGCGCCACCAATTATAACTATGATTCTCCCAGTCCTGAAATTCTTGAGATCTTTCCGAATAATTTCCCGGGCAGGCCCTATATCATAAGCATAGAATTTCCTGAGTACACTTCGCCTTGTCCTGTAACCGGACAGCCTGACTTTGCGAATATCATCGTGGAATATATTCCTGACGAAGTGTGCGTTGAATCCAAAAGTTTTAAGCTTTACATGGGGGCATACCGCAATCATCAGTCTTTTATGGAAACAATTACCAATAATATTCTGGATGATTTTGTCAGCCGTCTTTCTCCACTGTGGATGAGAGTTAAAGGTATTTTTTCTCCGCGCGGCGGTACGTGTCTTCACGTTTTTGCAGAGCATTACAACGAAGACAGCACACAGTTTGTAAAGGTCTGTGATATTGTCCACGAGTGGAAAATCGAGTCTGGAAGACACCGTTCATAATTATTATAATGAACGGTCATAACTTTTACGGTTAAATCAGTTGACAACTTTGGGGTTATTTCTTATTTTGCCAAATACGAAAGTCAAGGAGGTTCAAGCGTGAATGAATATATTGAAGCTAAGGCGAAAGTGTTTAAAGCGTTGGGCCATCCTAGCAGGCTTGTGATTGTAGAAGCGCTTTGTTCCGGAGAGCTTTGCGTTTGTGACATCGTTCCGCTTGTGGGTCGCGATATTTCTACTGTCTCTAAGCACCTGTCCTTATTGAAAGAGGCGGGAATTCTTAAAGACAGTAAACGCGGGACGAATGTGTATTATAGTCTTTTGATGGATTGTGTTCCCGGGTTTTTGAATTGTCTGAGTGAGTTTCTCGGCAAGAGGCTTGAAAAGCAGGTTAAAGATTACGCTTCAAACTCGATTAAGAAGTTATAAGGACTGCATTCATTTTTACGATGGATCTGTTCTGTTTTTTTGGAGTAATGTTTTCGTATTTGGCAAAATAAACAATGTAGGAGTTTGGCATGGAAGAGTTAAATATTAAGCCTTGTGCATGTTCATCCGGTA
This genomic stretch from Maridesulfovibrio ferrireducens harbors:
- a CDS encoding PAS domain S-box protein, whose amino-acid sequence is MFFNSLSKSRIFKMLKHGMYVVVLSMFFLSVSAKKLYCAQVQDNKKSYAVFSGDKVRYAQNPRSGNVQKTSSGNESSQSKFRNKADPALDFSVLGEVVILLLFVILLIFFWNRKLFKLNQILNEEVAQRRRMESVQSSLYRITLAVTEVSGMEEFYSIVQKHINEFMYARNFYIAFYDQEKDVLSFPYFTEDVEPIPPPRSLAKGFTDYVIRTGTPLLADRRKQAELISLGELEIIGAPSVVWLGVPLIHEGRTIGVLAVQSYDESEILDEGDLDILLFLSPYVGIAFDRLQLHEQARLKALALQESEERFRTLFEESSDAVVLIDNELIVQCNRAAYKLLHMNSSSELIGLSPKEAGPEYQPDGSSSLEKFRRIAGECLLNGADRFEWILKKADGEVFPVEVLLTPIMYKGKNILHVVWRDITERKKAEEALIEREVKYRALFDYANDAIVLMDLNGNFVSANPEALSMFRCHSEEEFKYLSPANLMPKMQPDGVSSVVSFAAHIQTALESGSLEYEGVGKRIDGGEFYVNVRIRPLVVNGKTLLLGTLRDITEKRASRAEIERSVSLLTATIESSADGILAVDGYGLVVAWNSRFANMWDIPEQFLNDGIVTDIFGLILDLVEGPKSASDKIWNFPFESEPNHVDEFILKDGRIIERYSNSQRIGSEVVGRVWNFRDVTDRRKSEKALEESYRRLNDIIEFLPDPTMVVDAEGVLVAWNKAMEDVTGVSKENMVGKGNYEYALPFYGVRKPILLNWAIDAEEAIPSDMYEYVQRKGNVLFGEVYAPKVFGGEGAYFWGVACPLRDASGKIYGGIECLRNVTDRRRVARELNRAKLDAEAATRAKSEFLANMSHEIRTPMNSIIGLGHLVLNSILDTTQRECLEKMMSSADSLLSIIDEILDFSKIEAGKLVLENTEFALDNVLDKLCNLVAIKAEQKGLDFVLSVAPDVPHRIIGDPLRLGQILTNLTNNAIKFTKEGEVSLLISCVGECHNPSDICLKFIVRDSGIGLSKEEIEELFKSFSQADASTTRKFGGTGLGLAISKSLVNLMGGAISVESQPGLGSSFEFDINFINAETQPSLIMPSSTHGMRVLVIDENSTSREFLGAWLKYLSFDVVLESSTDSGIDQLQSDWADGAKTDLIIMDYNPLHTDGFEEVALIRSLPDLIDIPIVMMIPVGVGEDVRKQASLSGVNGFISKPVTRVSLYQSVKAAFKFDTDLKKDSSVWNNMQNISGVKRRKIKALLVEDNKLNQYVATKMLESFGIGVTVAENGRQALDALWSAPYDIVLMDIQMPEMDGLTATRIIRSDEHYKDLPILAMTAHAMPGDLEKSLEAGMNEHITKPISPVTLLDVLKKYIKSTAFSYVPISGGEEQDGIDIPEVPGIDIVKGLSNVGGNKKGYLRVLKGFRHYYGNFADDLKMLIDNSEFEKAAIKIHSLKGVSGNVGAQHLYELCRIIEGEIHEFDEDRMASSLKLFASELLKIIKGLSVLPGAYKSENNEYINDKDKSFELINELYKLLKEGDADSYDVLEELVRFLDPEQFEGQLQKLTQHIDNLDFDECCLVLEKIAAELGITLRKRS
- a CDS encoding helix-turn-helix transcriptional regulator, producing the protein MNEYIEAKAKVFKALGHPSRLVIVEALCSGELCVCDIVPLVGRDISTVSKHLSLLKEAGILKDSKRGTNVYYSLLMDCVPGFLNCLSEFLGKRLEKQVKDYASNSIKKL
- a CDS encoding queuosine precursor transporter: MLSSTFERKAFTLLTCLFISSLVIAAVVSTKIISIFGFYAPAGVLAYSLTFIASDIISEIWGKERANEVIHCGFIALLAAIFLSWAALHWTPAPFWNGQDGFASVLANTPRIVLASLIAYSVSQTHDVWLFHLLRKKMDGKHLWLRNNLSTVTSQLIDSTIFVTIAFYGILPVTEIILGQWMAKTAIALLDTPLVYLGVSVLKRQNRLCTAS
- a CDS encoding PAS domain S-box protein produces the protein MINLNKLLKKGPLRLTSQIIIPMLGLLLIMVIFIFSWSFYLSKSTLENELALDIEKTESIIGLSLDNTLGDIKDDLIELSISPDFKGALVTGDSDFIEQQLYNFLSSKQGYLLDILDVFKGGERWVNAGIVEIPVIQLKTKHKNALTTLPTWTHLSFRTRDNIKTILVCAVPVTNDQTGEVVGILYGGIDLNSNVSFLDNLKKTSSAIDAVLISKKRVLISTSNPSGETISELISWAHNALPGNFVVKENLIFSTIQLLSNQAESPLLFSFSRINPSFQSLKLGFMKSLGMMLSLAILLSFSTAWIMQKRILTALKKLTDYADSVVKGTSDASFIKGQVKEFNQLGETLETMVENLHEKSTYISKLFSSAKAPIINCDLHGKIMDMNPAAEKLAKFSHKNFHGNALIEFFPPEYSQDVEQYLARAASGQNPPIVEIPILTKSGEKPFFAWTFSPVKMDPNGRANFILLQGQDITENKNAVKKALESEARLRQIIDLLPQEIFANDIHGKFLLVNENKAERLQKSTDNITGKNLTEVIDNHDDVTRILGDNERVVERNEKLSIEESYLDKDRNIHWLETTKVPYTSTATNTPAILTISMDITRIKEAESTLQHMNKELVERVSMRTIELENANTALVKSMDELRQTQNKLVETEKMASLGELVAGIAHEVNTPLGIGVTGTSYLKEITDNLQTQFSDNSLKKSDLEKYIATSSVALINIVKNLDRSAKLISDFKQLAVDQSSEDLRNINLLDYIQGILISLKPKLKGHNHTLEVKCPEDIDITISPGSLMLVISNLITNSLTHAFPNNKQGLITIEAKKSGNGILFKYSDDGIGMDNEQLLKIYDPFYTTKRSSGSTGLGMHLVYNLVTRALKGRIECESTLGEGTSFNIWFPTDSSQEPEEQYL
- a CDS encoding diguanylate cyclase: MDEKAKILVVDDERLNLNVLADLLRQDYKVILAKNANQALDRINAEFPPDLILLDVVMPEMDGYALLHKIKEQELSKNIPVIFITALDSKQDEARGLEMGAVDYIHKPFHPSIVKARIKNHLIISRQRKLLEGLANLDGLTEMPNRRSFEIAVEKEWRRCLRSGDVISLAMLDVDCFKQYNDNYGHAAGDEALRNVANVLTREIKRPADLAARFGGEEFVILLPETDAEGAKFKAEKVRAAVEALQVVHGFSSAGQFLTVSIGGVTVSPSMSSKPLDMTVGADSMLYEAKRRGRNMVLWTDLS
- the queF gene encoding preQ(1) synthase codes for the protein MKTTKSQDKTDALKTLGKGGATNYNYDSPSPEILEIFPNNFPGRPYIISIEFPEYTSPCPVTGQPDFANIIVEYIPDEVCVESKSFKLYMGAYRNHQSFMETITNNILDDFVSRLSPLWMRVKGIFSPRGGTCLHVFAEHYNEDSTQFVKVCDIVHEWKIESGRHRS
- a CDS encoding substrate-binding domain-containing protein, producing the protein MSSSYKNYYFIILTVFLLVSAIHLPTAKAADYYLLEDFYKLNSDEISKTTDFNELIKKDSPPPLNKNLTVSIAMVYPGKQISDYWNRSSKSFLLRLKQHGITPQIHSFFLKPTATFREQNTVFKEALATDPNYLIFTIDTLRHQRMIEPLLIKNKPKIILQNITTPLKAWTDKQPMMYIGFDHVTGSQMLAEYFAEKTYGNGRYAILLPDPGYLSEVRGKTFVSYMDNNTNLELVSVYQTGINKEKARLATLAIIEKNPDIKFIYACSTDIALGAIEALRKKNMIGKIMVNGWGGGSSELKAIQKGEMDVTVMRINDDNGVAMADAVILDMLGESKKLPLIFSGRLELIEKGINPQKLDLLKNKSFRYSGRAED